In Kytococcus sedentarius DSM 20547, the sequence CCACCCCTTCAGGGAGCACGGGCATCGACTTCGACCACTGCGCAGGTGCGCCGGGTACGGGGCCGGGGCCGGGCTGCCCGGCGAGCAGTGGCTGTCGGCCCACGACATGCTGCGAGGCCACCCAGCCGGCGTTCACCACGCCCATCCCGGTGAGGATCGCGGCGGTGCCCAGCAGCGAGGCCAGCACGAGGCTGATCTGCCGCCACCGCTGTCGCGGGTCCGGCGAGAGCGCCAGGCGACGGGCCACCACCCACGCCGTGGTCATCCCACCCATCATGCTGTGGCGTCCCGGAGATCGACCGTCCGATCACACAGGTCGGCCACCAACGGATCGTGCGTGGCCAGCACTCCCGCCAGCTGTCGCGAACGGATCCGCTGCGTGAGCAGGAGGGCGATCTCTCGGGCGTTGTCCTGGTCCAGGCTCGCGGTGGGCTCGTCGGCCACCAAGACCCGGGCTGAGTCGCGCACCAAGGCCCGTGAGCCGCCCCCTTCATTCGGTCCGGACGTTCTGTGAGTCGTCGGTTTCCATTTGATGGGTGCACTGCCGAGCGTACTCGGCTGGGGTTAGGTAGCCGAGCGAGGAGTGCCGGCGGTGGTGGTTGTACTCGTCCTTCCAGTCGCCGATGATGACCTGTGCGTGCAGCAGCGAGTAGAAGCTGTTGATGTTGAGGCACTCGTCGCGGATCCGGCTGTTGAACGACTCGACGTACCCGTTGCGCCACGGCGAGCCCGGAGGGATGTAGGACAGGCCGGTGCGGGTGCCGGCCCAGTCGGCCATCGCCTCGCTGATGAACTCCGGCCCGTTGTCCGACCTGAGCACCGCCGGGGCGCCCCGGGCGGCGACGAGGTCCTCGAGGTGGGCGGTGAGTCGGTCGGCGGTAATCGAGCGCTCCACGAGGCCGCCGATGCACTCCCGGGTGTGTTCGTCGACGATCGAGCAGATCTTGATCGGTCGTCCGTGCTCGTCGGCGTCGAACTGGAAGTCCACCGCCCACACCACGTTCGGCGCGTCCGCCGTCGGCGCGTCGACGGTCGAGGACCCGACGCGCTTGCGTCGACGCCGCTGCGGGACCCGGAGCCCTTCGTCACGCCACAGGCGTTGGATCTTCTTGTGGTTCACCACCCACCCCTCGGCGCGGGCGTCGTGATACGCCCGCCGATACCCGTAGCGGGGATGGTCCTTCGCCCAGGCGCGCAGCCACTCCCTGAGCGCCCGATCCGGGTCCGTGACCGTGTCGCCCTTGAGCGGTCGCCGGTACGCGGAGCGGCTCAGCCCGACCAGACGGCACGCCATCCGTTCGCTCACCCGCAACTTGCGCTTGAGGTGATCGACGGCGGCGCGGCGCCTGTCCGGGCTTAGAAGTTTCCCTCAGCCAGCTCCTTGAGCGCGGCCTTCTCCAGCTCCGCTTCCGCGAGCAGACGCTTCAGGGTCGCGTTCTGCTTCTCCAACTCCTTCAGGCGCTTTGCGTCGTCGGCCTTGAGGCCGCCGTACTGGTTCCGCCACCGGTAGTACGTCTGCTCGGACACCCCCAGCTCCCGGCACACCGCCGCGACGTCCTGACCATCGGTGAGCATCCTGTCGGCCTGCCCGAGCTTACGGACGACCTGCTCCGGGGTGTGACGCTTCCTGCTGTTCGTCATGATCTGACCAGTCTCCCTGCCCGCGACCGCGGGCAACAGGACGACTCTCATAACGACTGGACCCACGAAACGGGGTCAGCCCACCCGGGCAATCGCCACCCGCTGCGCCTGGCCACCCGAGATCTCATCGACCCGCTTGCCCTCGTGCCCGGACAACCCGACCTGCGCCAAGGACTCCCGGGCCTTCTCGAGCGCCGCTCCACGAGGAGTACCGTCGAACAACAGCGTGACCGCCACGTTCTCCTCGATCGAGAGTTCCGGAAGCAGGCCCGGGGACTGGTAGGTCACCCCGATGAGCTCTCGCCGGACCCGGGCTCGCTGTCCACTGTTCAAGGAGCTCACCTCGCGTCCGGCCACCGTGACCGTGCCTGAAGTGGGCTTCTGCATGCCCACCAAGCAGCTCAGGATGCTGGTCTTGCCCGACCCGCTCGGCCCCATCAGCGCCACACACTCCCCTGGCGCCACCCGCAGGCTGAACCCCTCCAC encodes:
- a CDS encoding ABC transporter ATP-binding protein, whose product is MEIEELGVRYGSTVVVEGFSLRVAPGECVALMGPSGSGKTSILSCLVGMQKPTSGTVTVAGREVSSLNSGQRARVRRELIGVTYQSPGLLPELSIEENVAVTLLFDGTPRGAALEKARESLAQVGLSGHEGKRVDEISGGQAQRVAIARVG
- a CDS encoding IS3 family transposase (programmed frameshift); protein product: MTNSRKRHTPEQVVRKLGQADRMLTDGQDVAAVCRELGVSEQTYYRWRNQYGGLKADDAKRLKELEKQNATLKRLLAEAELEKAALKELAGGKLLSPDRRRAAVDHLKRKLRVSERMACRLVGLSRSAYRRPLKGDTVTDPDRALREWLRAWAKDHPRYGYRRAYHDARAEGWVVNHKKIQRLWRDEGLRVPQRRRRKRVGSSTVDAPTADAPNVVWAVDFQFDADEHGRPIKICSIVDEHTRECIGGLVERSITADRLTAHLEDLVAARGAPAVLRSDNGPEFISEAMADWAGTRTGLSYIPPGSPWRNGYVESFNSRIRDECLNINSFYSLLHAQVIIGDWKDEYNHHRRHSSLGYLTPAEYARQCTHQMETDDSQNVRTE